One region of Limnospira fusiformis SAG 85.79 genomic DNA includes:
- the bchI gene encoding magnesium chelatase ATPase subunit I: MRSPQYETIENGIPETRETIVSPTAVTTDTAKISQTSRRAVFPFTAIVGQEEMKLALLLNVIDPKIGGVMIMGDRGTGKSTTIRALADLLPEIEVIADDPFNSHPSDPELMSDGVRERMSLSEAIPVTRRKVQMIDLPLGATEDRVCGTIDIEKALAEGVKAFEPGLLAKANRGILYVDEVNLLDDHLVDVLLDSAASGWNTVEREGISIRHPARFVLVGSGNPEEGELRPQLLDRFGMHAEIRTVKEPSLRVKIVEQRTAFDQNPPEFLGEYQLSQEELQRRIVEAQERLSGINIDYDLRVKISQVCSELDVDGLRGDIVTNRAAKALAAFEGATEVTVDHIGRVITLCLRHRLRKDPLESIDSGNKVQKVFRQVFGLPEPDQN, translated from the coding sequence ATGCGATCGCCCCAATATGAGACAATAGAAAACGGTATACCGGAAACTAGAGAAACAATTGTGAGTCCAACAGCCGTCACAACTGATACAGCCAAAATATCCCAAACCAGCCGTCGCGCCGTTTTTCCCTTTACGGCGATCGTTGGTCAAGAAGAAATGAAATTAGCCCTGCTGCTGAACGTGATTGACCCCAAGATCGGCGGCGTAATGATTATGGGCGATCGAGGTACAGGTAAATCGACCACCATTCGCGCCCTAGCTGACCTGCTACCAGAAATAGAGGTCATAGCCGACGACCCCTTTAACAGTCACCCCAGCGATCCTGAACTGATGAGTGATGGGGTCCGAGAACGCATGAGTTTATCCGAAGCCATCCCGGTGACCCGTCGCAAGGTACAAATGATCGACCTACCCCTAGGGGCGACAGAAGATCGGGTTTGTGGAACCATTGACATTGAAAAAGCGTTGGCTGAAGGGGTAAAAGCCTTTGAACCGGGACTATTAGCCAAAGCCAATAGGGGTATCCTCTACGTTGACGAGGTAAACCTTCTCGACGATCACCTAGTCGATGTCCTACTAGACTCCGCCGCCAGTGGTTGGAATACGGTGGAAAGAGAAGGCATTTCTATCCGCCACCCGGCGCGTTTTGTCCTGGTGGGTTCAGGAAACCCAGAAGAAGGGGAATTGCGACCCCAATTATTAGACCGTTTTGGAATGCACGCGGAAATTCGCACGGTGAAAGAACCTAGTCTGCGAGTCAAAATTGTGGAACAGCGGACAGCCTTTGACCAAAACCCGCCGGAGTTCTTAGGAGAGTATCAACTATCCCAGGAAGAACTACAACGGCGCATAGTAGAAGCCCAAGAGAGACTATCGGGGATTAATATTGATTATGATCTGCGGGTGAAAATCTCTCAGGTCTGCTCAGAATTAGATGTAGATGGACTGCGGGGAGATATTGTCACTAACAGGGCGGCGAAGGCTTTAGCTGCGTTTGAAGGGGCTACAGAGGTCACTGTTGACCATATTGGTCGGGTGATTACTTTGTGTCTGCGCCACCGACTGCGGAAAGATCCATTGGAGTCTATTGATTCTGGAAACAAAGTCCAGAAGGTGTTTCGCCAAGTGTTTGGATTACCCGAACCGGATCAAAATTAG
- the ruvC gene encoding crossover junction endodeoxyribonuclease RuvC encodes MVVRIMGLDPGLATLGFGIIECHTCEEARGGSLFSVMDFGAIQTEANQPLGDRLQTIYADLHTLLEQWQPDLVGVEKLFFYRMGNTIAVAQARGVLLLVLAQRHLPIFEFTPAQIKQALTGYGNAKKYQVQEAVARELNLQAIPQPDDAADALAIALATWFDHDRVSDSILS; translated from the coding sequence ATGGTGGTTCGGATTATGGGGTTGGACCCCGGTCTAGCAACTTTGGGGTTTGGGATTATTGAATGTCACACTTGCGAAGAAGCTAGGGGAGGGTCTTTGTTCTCGGTGATGGACTTTGGGGCGATTCAAACTGAGGCTAATCAACCCCTGGGCGATCGCCTACAAACTATTTATGCTGACCTCCATACCCTACTCGAACAATGGCAACCGGATCTTGTCGGTGTCGAAAAATTGTTTTTTTACCGCATGGGAAATACGATCGCAGTTGCTCAAGCTAGGGGGGTTTTGCTGTTGGTTTTGGCTCAACGACACCTTCCTATATTTGAGTTTACCCCGGCTCAGATTAAACAGGCATTAACCGGATATGGTAATGCTAAGAAATATCAGGTGCAAGAGGCAGTAGCCAGGGAGTTAAACTTACAGGCGATACCTCAACCGGATGATGCGGCGGATGCTTTGGCGATCGCTTTGGCGACTTGGTTTGATCATGATCGGGTTTCCGATTCAATTTTAAGCTGA
- the def gene encoding peptide deformylase — MTSQVLVEKQKLEKPPLDIHYLGDRVLRQPAKRVSRIDDEIRQLVREMLQTMYSADGIGLAAPQVGVHKQVIVIDCEPDNAATPPLVLINPTIKKSSRELSPFQEGCLSIPGVYMDVVRPEEVEVTFKDENGRPRSILATELLCRAIQHEIDHLQGVLFVDRVDNQLALNEELAKYKFSPKAVKPVK, encoded by the coding sequence ATGACGTCTCAAGTTCTGGTGGAAAAGCAAAAGTTAGAAAAACCCCCCCTGGATATTCACTATTTGGGCGATCGCGTTTTGCGACAGCCAGCCAAACGGGTTTCGCGCATTGACGATGAAATTCGGCAACTGGTGCGGGAGATGTTACAAACCATGTATAGTGCCGATGGTATTGGTTTAGCCGCTCCCCAAGTAGGGGTACACAAACAGGTAATCGTGATTGACTGCGAACCTGATAATGCAGCGACTCCCCCCCTAGTGTTGATTAACCCCACCATCAAAAAGTCAAGCCGCGAGTTATCACCTTTCCAGGAAGGATGTTTAAGTATTCCAGGGGTTTATATGGATGTAGTCCGCCCAGAAGAGGTAGAAGTTACCTTTAAGGATGAAAACGGCCGTCCTCGGAGCATATTGGCTACGGAGTTACTTTGTCGAGCCATTCAACATGAAATCGATCACCTACAGGGGGTGTTATTTGTCGATCGCGTTGACAATCAATTAGCCCTGAATGAGGAATTGGCTAAATATAAGTTTTCTCCGAAAGCAGTCAAGCCGGTTAAATAG
- a CDS encoding esterase/lipase family protein yields MKNNQALNPVLLIHGIFDTIAIFQVMSRHLRQKGWEVHSFNLCPNYGLSGIECLAEQIVEYADQNFAPNQPFDLVGFSMGGIVSRYYVQKLGGIERVQRLITISSPHNGTMTANLYPTQAAAQMRANSPLLLDLNNNIGMLDRLNFTSIWTRFDLMIVPANSSHLNLGEEIILDVPLHAWMVKDANCIAAVEKALRTAAL; encoded by the coding sequence ATGAAGAACAATCAAGCCCTTAATCCGGTTTTACTGATTCATGGTATTTTCGACACGATCGCCATTTTCCAAGTGATGTCTAGGCATCTGAGACAAAAAGGCTGGGAGGTTCATAGCTTCAACCTGTGTCCCAATTACGGATTAAGTGGCATAGAATGCCTAGCAGAGCAAATTGTCGAATATGCTGATCAAAACTTTGCCCCCAATCAACCCTTTGACCTGGTAGGTTTTAGTATGGGGGGAATTGTCAGTCGCTACTATGTACAGAAGCTAGGGGGAATTGAACGAGTCCAAAGATTAATTACCATTTCGTCCCCCCATAACGGAACGATGACAGCTAACCTCTATCCAACCCAAGCGGCGGCGCAAATGCGCGCCAACAGCCCCCTACTGTTAGATTTGAATAACAATATAGGAATGCTCGATCGCCTCAATTTTACCTCAATCTGGACTAGATTTGATCTGATGATTGTTCCGGCGAACAGTTCACACCTAAATTTGGGCGAGGAAATTATCCTTGATGTGCCACTACACGCTTGGATGGTTAAAGATGCCAATTGTATCGCAGCAGTGGAGAAGGCTTTGAGAACTGCTGCTCTATAA
- a CDS encoding RNA-guided endonuclease InsQ/TnpB family protein, whose protein sequence is MAYKAFRTKLKLNDRHRTLMAKHAGYARFVFNWGLHLWMSAYEEGLKPNVNSIKKVFTHYVKPQYPWMSELSSRVYQYAFINLGDAFKRFFKGISSYPKFKKKGHHDSFTLDNGGQPFNLSGTRHKLPFVGWVSTFEALPPSLVKKVTITRQAGDWYISFFVEITPEITPKYRERIGVDLGINNWATCSDGTQFSNPKAYKAATKKLARLQRHLSRKVKGSKNWAKCLLKVQKLHQRVANIRRDTIHKITTFLAKNHSQVVIEDLNVSGMLKNHGLAGSIADASFYEFRRQLGYKAERYGSKLIIADRFYPSSQLCSNCGYRQKMPLVRRTFECPNCGLKIDRDLNASINLEKSPGSDDYTCGRGAADSPGRSKK, encoded by the coding sequence ATGGCTTACAAAGCTTTCCGGACAAAACTAAAACTCAATGACCGTCATCGCACCTTGATGGCCAAACACGCGGGGTATGCTCGATTTGTGTTCAATTGGGGATTACACTTATGGATGTCAGCTTATGAAGAGGGACTCAAGCCTAACGTCAACTCCATCAAAAAGGTTTTTACTCATTATGTGAAACCTCAATATCCTTGGATGTCCGAATTGTCTTCTAGAGTTTATCAATATGCCTTCATTAATCTAGGGGATGCCTTTAAGCGCTTCTTCAAAGGAATAAGCAGTTATCCTAAATTTAAGAAGAAAGGCCACCATGATAGCTTTACCCTTGACAATGGCGGCCAACCATTCAATCTGTCAGGAACTCGCCATAAGCTGCCTTTTGTGGGCTGGGTTTCTACATTTGAGGCTCTACCACCCAGTCTAGTTAAGAAAGTCACTATAACGCGCCAAGCAGGTGACTGGTATATTAGCTTTTTCGTAGAAATCACACCAGAAATCACACCTAAATATCGAGAGAGAATCGGGGTAGACCTAGGAATTAACAATTGGGCGACTTGCTCCGATGGGACCCAATTCTCTAATCCCAAGGCTTATAAAGCAGCCACCAAAAAACTAGCTCGATTACAACGTCATTTAAGTCGCAAAGTCAAAGGCTCGAAAAATTGGGCCAAATGTCTCTTAAAAGTTCAAAAGCTACATCAAAGAGTAGCAAACATTCGGCGGGACACGATTCATAAAATAACTACTTTCTTGGCTAAGAACCACAGCCAAGTAGTCATTGAAGATTTGAATGTGTCAGGTATGCTGAAAAATCATGGTTTGGCGGGTTCTATCGCTGATGCTTCATTTTATGAGTTCCGTCGTCAACTAGGTTACAAGGCAGAACGTTATGGTTCAAAGTTGATTATTGCCGATAGATTTTATCCATCCAGTCAACTGTGTTCTAATTGCGGTTATCGTCAAAAAATGCCCCTAGTCCGTCGGACTTTTGAATGTCCAAACTGTGGCTTGAAGATTGATAGAGATTTGAACGCCAGTATAAATTTAGAAAAATCGCCTGGTTCCGACGATTACACTTGTGGACGGGGTGCTGCCGACAGTCCCGGACGAAGCAAGAAATAA
- a CDS encoding TIGR00297 family protein — MYPQLSLLSNPAVAAIAINTLLLGIVALLPKKLLTPSGIVHAWILGVLVWVSLQGPGYMVVGFYFVIGSAVTRIGMAEKEAAGIAEKRSGARGPENVWGSALTAALCALGIWGLRGLMVDSPITAIATPLLMLGYVASFSTKLSDTCASEVGKAYGKRTFLITTMQPVPRGTEGAISLEGTVAGVVASLAMAMVGWSVGLIDAMGLLWCIIAAFVATNLESLIGATWQNQVGWLTNEVVNFINTLIGAIVAIVLAVVYFQLPIHF, encoded by the coding sequence ATGTATCCACAGCTATCATTATTATCGAATCCAGCGGTAGCAGCGATCGCTATTAATACCCTACTATTGGGAATTGTCGCCCTACTACCCAAAAAACTCTTAACCCCCTCTGGTATTGTACACGCTTGGATTTTAGGCGTGTTAGTCTGGGTAAGTCTCCAAGGACCCGGATATATGGTGGTGGGGTTTTATTTCGTGATCGGATCAGCAGTGACCCGCATTGGGATGGCTGAAAAAGAGGCGGCGGGTATAGCCGAAAAGCGATCGGGTGCTAGGGGACCGGAAAATGTCTGGGGATCTGCCTTAACTGCGGCGCTTTGTGCTTTGGGAATTTGGGGGTTAAGGGGGCTGATGGTTGATAGTCCCATAACTGCGATCGCCACACCTTTACTGATGTTGGGATATGTTGCCAGTTTCAGCACTAAACTCTCTGATACCTGTGCCTCAGAGGTCGGTAAAGCCTATGGAAAACGAACTTTCTTAATTACTACCATGCAGCCAGTGCCGCGCGGTACAGAGGGCGCTATCAGCCTAGAAGGAACTGTGGCTGGTGTGGTAGCATCCCTAGCCATGGCTATGGTGGGCTGGTCAGTGGGTTTAATTGATGCCATGGGGCTGTTATGGTGTATAATAGCAGCGTTTGTCGCTACTAACCTAGAAAGCCTGATCGGAGCCACTTGGCAAAATCAGGTGGGGTGGCTCACCAATGAAGTCGTCAATTTTATCAATACCCTAATCGGGGCGATCGTTGCTATCGTGTTAGCAGTTGTCTATTTTCAACTCCCGATTCACTTTTAA
- a CDS encoding peptidylprolyl isomerase, translated as MSQPFLTINDNDSLTLSQSLQYLQNSGKLQDFLANILRQYVIDKELQSRDEVNSNAAAIEQAVINFRLERNLSDPQAFQTWLDENRLTYKSFHDQVSNGFKRETLKLAVVKENLEEYFQERKPFLDSVVLSRIVVDDYEMAESLKSKIASGEGSFEALAREYSLTTERRVNGMMGAVSKATLPDTLKSTIEGAKVGQIIGPFEVEGRWCLFRIEEFIDVTLETKGIKKQLQDELFDRWMNEQLKTLTVKMQIGD; from the coding sequence ATGTCTCAACCATTTTTGACCATTAATGATAACGACTCTCTTACCCTGAGTCAATCATTACAATATCTCCAAAATTCCGGCAAGTTGCAGGATTTTCTGGCTAATATTCTCAGGCAATATGTAATTGATAAAGAACTGCAATCTCGGGATGAAGTTAACTCCAATGCAGCCGCCATTGAGCAAGCCGTGATTAATTTCCGCCTGGAACGTAATCTCAGCGACCCCCAAGCCTTCCAAACTTGGCTCGATGAAAACCGCTTGACCTATAAAAGTTTTCATGACCAGGTTTCTAATGGGTTTAAACGAGAAACTCTCAAACTCGCAGTAGTTAAAGAGAATTTGGAGGAATATTTCCAAGAACGCAAACCGTTTTTAGATTCCGTAGTCCTGTCACGAATTGTGGTTGATGACTATGAAATGGCTGAAAGTTTAAAAAGCAAAATTGCCTCGGGAGAAGGAAGTTTTGAAGCCTTAGCGCGGGAATATTCTCTCACCACAGAACGCCGGGTTAATGGCATGATGGGAGCCGTAAGTAAAGCCACATTACCAGATACCTTAAAATCTACCATTGAAGGGGCTAAGGTGGGTCAAATTATCGGACCTTTTGAAGTCGAAGGGCGCTGGTGTTTGTTCAGAATTGAAGAATTTATCGACGTGACTTTGGAAACCAAAGGCATTAAAAAACAGTTGCAGGATGAATTGTTCGATCGCTGGATGAATGAACAACTCAAAACCCTGACTGTGAAAATGCAAATTGGTGATTAA
- a CDS encoding alpha/beta hydrolase has protein sequence MAVAGKWFSSVWQIFGVGLSSAILSAIASVSPAHSAEEMIISYGIANTSISIAELEKFVESGESTPLLFVYGYLLNIEDPEGLRRGLKSPFEASPWSIDRFLNSPTGETILRRMGRVVNTGDGENGYMALKTAIAQASKRPEGLTIMGILQEFPDPQIRIDLDFSIDLINETTQVLFRDQTIIEQISQQRSAENSANRRPQQRFTIPNPRTMGPYSWTEAEVVFFNPNRDRPSPLFLYLPENIDRPAPLIIISHGLGSDPKTFSYLAEHLASHGFAVAIPEHIATSANRFEGFLQGFEEPPNPSEFAARPTDISYLLDLLEQKSASDPFWRERLDLQNVGVVGQSFGGYTVLALAGAKLNPQILSQYCPDLPNRRITLNLSIILQCRALEVALERQNFRDPRIKAAIAINPFSSLVFGERGMAAINIPVAIVSGTNDYITPAIAEQIEPFTWLTNSDNILVLFEGGTHFSFLQEEGGQLPIPPEIIGPDPNFAYPYLKALSLTFFNLHIRRELDNRNYLNDAYLNTIGSSLFQMTILEELTPEQLQRAFPQP, from the coding sequence ATGGCTGTGGCTGGTAAATGGTTTTCGTCTGTATGGCAAATATTTGGGGTGGGTTTATCTTCTGCAATTTTGAGTGCGATCGCATCAGTAAGCCCCGCTCACAGCGCGGAGGAGATGATCATATCCTATGGTATAGCAAACACCTCAATTTCCATAGCTGAACTGGAAAAATTTGTCGAGTCTGGGGAGAGTACACCGCTTTTATTTGTGTATGGTTATTTACTGAATATCGAAGACCCGGAAGGATTAAGAAGAGGTTTAAAATCCCCTTTTGAAGCGAGTCCTTGGAGTATAGATCGGTTTTTAAATTCGCCAACAGGAGAAACCATTTTGCGGCGCATGGGTAGAGTGGTGAATACTGGAGACGGCGAAAATGGTTATATGGCTCTAAAAACAGCGATCGCTCAAGCCTCTAAACGTCCAGAAGGTCTAACGATTATGGGTATTCTCCAGGAGTTTCCTGACCCTCAAATTCGCATTGATTTAGATTTTAGTATCGATTTGATCAACGAAACAACTCAGGTGTTATTTAGAGATCAGACAATTATCGAGCAAATCTCACAGCAGAGGTCGGCGGAAAATAGTGCTAACCGGAGACCGCAACAAAGATTCACCATTCCTAACCCCCGGACTATGGGACCCTATAGCTGGACAGAAGCAGAGGTAGTATTTTTCAATCCTAATCGCGATCGCCCTTCGCCACTGTTTTTATACTTACCGGAAAATATAGACAGACCCGCCCCCCTAATTATTATTTCCCACGGGTTAGGGTCAGACCCAAAAACCTTTAGCTATTTAGCCGAACATCTCGCCTCCCATGGTTTTGCGGTAGCCATTCCCGAACATATCGCCACCAGTGCTAATCGTTTTGAAGGATTTTTACAAGGTTTCGAGGAACCTCCCAACCCTTCAGAATTTGCCGCGCGCCCCACAGATATTAGTTATTTACTAGACTTACTGGAACAAAAATCAGCTTCTGACCCATTTTGGCGAGAAAGGCTAGATTTGCAAAATGTTGGCGTAGTTGGTCAATCTTTTGGGGGGTATACGGTGTTAGCCTTAGCGGGAGCGAAATTGAACCCCCAGATACTGAGCCAGTATTGTCCTGATCTTCCCAATCGGCGCATTACCCTCAATTTATCAATTATCCTCCAATGTCGAGCTTTGGAAGTGGCTTTAGAACGTCAGAACTTTCGGGACCCTAGAATTAAAGCAGCGATCGCTATTAATCCCTTTAGCAGCTTAGTTTTTGGTGAAAGGGGAATGGCTGCTATTAATATCCCAGTGGCGATCGTATCAGGAACCAATGATTATATTACCCCAGCCATTGCAGAACAAATTGAGCCTTTCACCTGGTTAACCAACTCTGACAACATCCTAGTGTTATTTGAGGGAGGGACTCACTTCTCCTTTTTACAAGAAGAGGGGGGACAATTACCCATCCCCCCAGAAATTATTGGTCCTGACCCCAACTTCGCTTATCCCTATTTAAAAGCACTCAGCCTGACGTTTTTTAACCTACATATTCGCCGAGAGTTAGATAACCGCAATTACTTAAATGACGCTTATCTAAATACTATAGGTTCCAGCCTGTTTCAGATGACCATTTTGGAGGAGTTGACTCCTGAACAACTGCAAAGGGCTTTCCCACAGCCCTAA
- the psb28 gene encoding photosystem II reaction center protein Psb28, translating to MSTSIQFIDGLDEELGGVSLRKRRDSNTKIVVLVFKQLKAIEKLRAYRKQISHLWLRDEEGEIRVSPTGVKFFYVGDDELSKAECTFEVDSEDIFGRVMRFLHRYADDHGFEYSAN from the coding sequence GTGTCTACATCTATCCAGTTTATCGATGGACTTGACGAGGAACTGGGTGGGGTTAGCCTCCGCAAACGCCGAGACAGCAACACCAAGATTGTCGTTTTAGTCTTTAAACAACTCAAGGCGATCGAAAAACTCAGGGCTTATCGCAAACAAATTAGCCATTTATGGCTCCGGGATGAAGAAGGAGAAATCCGCGTAAGTCCCACAGGTGTTAAGTTCTTCTATGTGGGAGATGATGAACTCTCGAAAGCAGAATGTACTTTTGAGGTTGATTCTGAGGATATTTTTGGGCGGGTGATGAGATTTTTGCATCGCTACGCTGATGACCATGGCTTTGAGTATAGTGCCAATTGA
- a CDS encoding NUDIX hydrolase has protein sequence MAKPKIRVIALGLIEDNDRILVSQGYDQEKQITFYRALGGGLDFGEHSRDALRREFLEELNAEITDIEYLDCLESIFVYNGSQGHEIIQLYRCKFADRQFYQQEQIPFKEGDRQKLALWVPVERFKSGEAQLVPEGFIKFLG, from the coding sequence ATGGCTAAACCGAAAATTAGGGTAATTGCATTAGGATTAATTGAGGATAACGATCGCATTTTGGTGTCTCAGGGATACGACCAGGAAAAACAAATAACCTTTTATCGTGCTTTAGGAGGAGGTTTAGATTTTGGCGAACATAGTCGAGATGCACTCCGACGAGAATTTCTCGAAGAACTCAACGCGGAAATTACTGATATAGAATACCTAGATTGCCTGGAAAGCATTTTCGTTTATAATGGTAGTCAGGGACATGAAATTATCCAACTGTATCGATGTAAATTTGCTGATCGCCAATTTTACCAACAGGAACAAATCCCATTTAAGGAAGGCGATCGCCAAAAATTAGCCCTCTGGGTTCCCGTGGAGAGATTTAAGTCAGGAGAAGCTCAACTTGTTCCTGAAGGCTTTATCAAATTCCTGGGATAG
- a CDS encoding DUF3531 family protein has protein sequence MDVKFREFNQFDVWIWLRFSTIPSMIERQYIEEVFNSWFLLGKLGGFNAEKLQVQEVGVDLNYMTYENDRNHDAMMALMHNMGEVEYEGLWARCWFDLGTSDALALDVLINSLEQLSEDYVTIEELIIGGQNQDWPVSTNRHDPDFANDGIS, from the coding sequence ATGGATGTAAAGTTTAGAGAGTTTAATCAATTTGATGTCTGGATTTGGTTAAGGTTTAGCACCATTCCTTCCATGATAGAAAGACAGTATATTGAGGAGGTTTTTAATTCCTGGTTTTTGTTGGGAAAATTGGGGGGATTTAATGCGGAAAAATTGCAGGTGCAAGAAGTGGGGGTTGACCTCAATTATATGACTTATGAGAATGACAGAAATCATGATGCTATGATGGCACTCATGCACAATATGGGGGAAGTAGAATATGAGGGATTGTGGGCGCGTTGTTGGTTTGATTTGGGAACCAGTGATGCTTTGGCTTTGGATGTTTTGATTAATTCTTTGGAACAACTCAGCGAAGATTATGTCACGATAGAAGAGTTAATTATTGGGGGACAAAATCAAGATTGGCCGGTCTCAACGAATCGCCATGATCCTGATTTTGCTAACGATGGTATCTCTTGA
- a CDS encoding Sll0314/Alr1548 family TPR repeat-containing protein: MISLSNLIKSIHSKTITLFGITPIAIALLSLTATAADPFRTNNPRVMGEQTEAAFRAMFERGHYVEAQKYLKQAEQLGTNEPMVFALQASLAYQAQDWDAMKRYADRTLQTAQSLMVSDPLRGNLYMAVGHFLQGAYIVQTQGTIKGAPQALNKLQTVLRLMNAAEQIDPQDPELNLLKGYMDLFLGLNLPFSDPMAAVERLERYAGPRYLALWGIAIAYRDLDQLDRALTIVNQALEEVPFHPELFYLKAQILASLGRQKNDPQLLNAAYQSFSVALSQPDQLPRLTVAQIFYEQCKTLNNIDSLDRPCHPLRNTIRDYNSLWGPTQLPPL; this comes from the coding sequence ATGATTAGCTTATCAAATCTTATAAAATCCATTCACTCCAAAACTATCACCCTGTTTGGTATTACCCCTATTGCGATCGCTCTGTTATCTTTAACTGCTACTGCGGCTGACCCCTTCCGCACTAATAATCCTAGGGTTATGGGTGAACAAACCGAAGCCGCCTTTCGGGCTATGTTTGAGCGAGGACACTATGTTGAGGCGCAAAAGTACCTCAAACAGGCTGAACAGCTTGGTACTAACGAACCAATGGTTTTTGCTCTCCAAGCCTCTCTAGCTTATCAGGCTCAAGACTGGGATGCTATGAAACGCTACGCCGACCGAACTCTGCAAACTGCTCAATCTCTTATGGTTTCTGACCCTCTACGGGGAAATCTCTATATGGCGGTGGGTCATTTTTTACAGGGTGCTTATATTGTCCAAACTCAAGGAACTATTAAGGGGGCTCCCCAGGCTTTAAATAAGCTGCAAACTGTGCTACGATTGATGAATGCCGCCGAACAAATTGATCCTCAAGACCCAGAGCTAAATTTGCTCAAGGGATATATGGATTTATTTCTCGGTTTAAATTTGCCTTTTTCTGACCCCATGGCTGCTGTAGAGCGCCTGGAACGTTACGCAGGTCCTCGTTATCTCGCCCTTTGGGGAATTGCGATCGCCTATCGCGATCTTGACCAATTAGACCGGGCTTTAACTATTGTTAACCAAGCCTTAGAAGAAGTGCCTTTTCATCCAGAATTGTTCTATCTCAAGGCTCAGATTCTCGCCTCTCTCGGTAGGCAGAAAAATGACCCTCAGCTATTGAATGCTGCTTACCAGAGCTTTAGTGTAGCATTATCACAACCTGATCAACTTCCTAGGCTGACTGTCGCTCAGATTTTTTATGAGCAGTGCAAAACACTTAATAATATTGACAGCTTAGACCGCCCTTGTCATCCCCTACGCAATACCATCAGAGATTATAATAGTTTATGGGGACCTACTCAGTTACCGCCTTTATAA
- a CDS encoding ABC transporter ATP-binding protein: MLYIRNLLYHPAACNAPILNNINLELPPQQLGLIVGRSGSGKSTLLEILAGLAQKTKGDIRWREQELTSEQLPQLAGLVFQFPERHFCGGSILEELRLGHPEIRLDMMQNALGEVGLESLSLEKAPHSLSGGQQRRLALAVQLIRQPHLLMLDEPTAGLDWSMRRQLVALLDKLKSHWTLLVVTHDAGDLLEIADCCWRLDHGNLQPADPQTLLKNVDPAVV; encoded by the coding sequence ATGCTATATATCAGAAATTTGCTTTATCATCCGGCCGCCTGCAATGCTCCCATTCTGAATAATATTAATTTAGAACTGCCTCCGCAACAGTTAGGCTTGATTGTGGGCCGTAGCGGTTCTGGTAAAAGTACATTACTAGAAATTTTAGCGGGTCTGGCTCAAAAAACGAAAGGGGATATTCGCTGGCGTGAACAGGAGTTAACTTCTGAACAACTACCACAACTCGCGGGTTTAGTGTTTCAGTTCCCGGAGCGACATTTCTGCGGTGGTTCGATTTTGGAAGAGTTGCGACTGGGACACCCAGAAATCAGACTCGATATGATGCAAAATGCTTTGGGGGAAGTGGGGTTAGAGAGTCTATCTTTAGAAAAGGCTCCCCATTCCCTCAGTGGCGGACAGCAGCGACGGTTAGCCTTAGCGGTACAATTAATCAGACAACCTCATTTATTGATGTTAGATGAGCCGACAGCGGGTTTAGATTGGTCAATGCGGCGGCAGTTGGTGGCTTTGCTGGACAAGTTAAAATCTCACTGGACTTTATTGGTTGTTACCCATGATGCGGGGGATCTGTTGGAAATTGCAGATTGTTGTTGGCGACTTGATCATGGCAATTTGCAACCTGCTGATCCGCAGACTTTGCTGAAAAATGTTGATCCGGCTGTGGTGTAA